The following is a genomic window from Mycolicibacterium sp. TY81.
ATGCGCGACGAGGGCATCCGCCGGATTGCCGCTCGTACGGTCGGCCTGTCCCCCGAAGCCAAGAAGGACCTCGCCAACAAGGTCGACGAGCTGCGTCGCCAGGAGAACCTCGACAGCTGAACTGGTTAGCCCGATCGGGCTCGACCACATTACGACCAGCGGATTCCGTTAATCCGCTGGTCGTACTGCTTTCACGCGACCGACAGACGCCTTCGCGGCGGTTCCGGGCGCATCCGCCTTACCCTGCCGATCCAGCTCGCGGTACTGCGCGGCAATCGCCAGAATCCACTCCCGATCCGAATACGTCGCGGGCTGCCTGAGCCAGCTCGGCCCCGGGAACTTCGTCCGCGAACCGCCCTTCGGACGGCTGCTACGCCCGTCGTAAATCCAGCTGGCCACCCGCCGCGCCTGCACATCCGGCGCCACGTCGACGCGTCCGGAGCCGGCGGCCTCACCGGCACCGTCCAGGACGGCGGTGGCCTCCAGGTACAGCGCATCGGAGATCAACGACATCTGCTCGGCCACCCGGAAGAGCAGCGGACCGCGGGGCCGCACACCGATGCCGATGTTCGGATGGCGGCGGCTCAACTCGGCGAGCAGCGGGGCGATGGTCCGCAGTTCGCGCCGCGCCCCGAACCAGTCCTCGACACTGGGCAGCAGCGAGCCGCTGGCCACCACCAGCATGGCGCAGCCGAGAATGGTCGCCGCCGCGCCGACACCGACCAGTTGCGTGCTGCCCACCGCCCGCAACAGGATGAAGGCGCTGGCCAGCACGATCAGCACGATGCCGACGCTGAAGACGAACAGGGCGCGGCCCCTTCGGGTGCGGTTGGAATTGCGCACCCCGGCCCACGCCACCAGCGTCAGCGCCAGCAACACGTACAACAACGGCAAGAGCCACGACAACGAGTTGCCGCCCGAACCCAGATTTCTGCGCAGGTACTCCTCGGGCGCCATCTCCGGCTGCTGCGGGGTCAGGAAGAACAGCACCAGGGTGAGCAACGCGATCGCCCCGGCGACGCCGTACTGGGCCAGGGCGATGCGGCGGATGACGAGCGGTTTACGACTCGACGATGCCGATGTGATCATCACGCAACTGCCTGCGGCACAAGCGATCAGCGCCACCTGGCTGAGCATGCTGGACACGTTCGGCCAATGCAGGATGGTGTCGAGCAGGAGCGTGAGCGGCTCCCAGTTCAGTGCCGCGACCAGGCCGAGGCTGCCCAGCGCAACGATCATCGCGGCACTGACGAGGGACTGTTTGTTGACCAGCGCCCAACCGATACGCAGGCCGGTCGCCAGGCCGAGCAGGCCGGCGATAACCCAGATGATCAACCAAACGCCTCGCCGAGACGGATCTGGACGATCGAGGAGCGGTCAGAAGGCAGCCGGCCCAGCCGGTGGATGAGCAACGCGGCGAAATCCTCGGCTTCCTGTTCGGCTTCCTCACCGGCCGGCCCCATACAGCCGGTCCGCTGATTCAGCATGTAGCCGATGAGATCGGAACTGGCCAGTTCCATGGTGTCGCGGGCGGCCTCGACGACGGACACGCCCTCATGACCCAGCACCAGGTGGCCGAGCTCGTGGGCGAGGGTTCGGTCACCGGCCGGCAGTCCCTTCTGCAAGAGGAACACGTCGCGGTCGTTGTACTGGCGCCACTGCCCACAGACGCCGGGCGGGAGGTCGGCCATGGTCACCTCGATCGGGCGGCCACGGTCCTCGCTGACTGCTTCGACGAGACGGGCAAGTGAGACCTCGCCACGTCGCGGGGCAAGATCCAGCACCGAATTGACTGCGCGTGTGACACGGCGGCTCGCGGGCATGCCGAACCCCCTTTCGCTGCGATTGGCACGGTTGCCATCAATTGTGCCGCAGACCCATTGCCTCAGGTCATAAATCGTGCAGTGCCGCTGCGGCGGACCACGTGACCAGCGCGCGCCTGCCGGTAGCCGACCAGGCCACCGGCGCCCGTCAGGATGAGGATGCCGGTGAAGCCGGGAACGGCCACCGCGGCCACCTCGCTGAGACCGGCTGCGCGCAGGTAGTCAGGATATCCGGCGCGGAACGCGGGTTCAGCGATGATCTCGTTCTTGGTGCCGAACGTGGTCGGCTGCGGCGACCGCACCGCCGGGAGTTCTGCCGGGGCGCTGACGACGACCGGGTTGTCGAGCTTCAGCGCGGGAAACGCCGGCGTATCCAGCACCGGCGCCAGCGGTAGGCCCGCAGCCGGCACCGGCATGCGGTTCGGGCGCCCGACGTTCAGGTTCATGGTCGGAACGACTTGGGCACTCAGCATCGACAGCGACGTCTGCATGAAGGGCAGCGACGTCGCGGCGTCGAGCGTCGCGTTGGTGAGCCCTGCGACGAAGTCATAGACCGGCTCGATGTGGGCGAGGACGAAAACCGGGATCGCGGCGAGCTGCGCCAGCACCGGGATGTTCGACATGTCGGGCAGCTGGGGGAGCTGATCCCACTTCGGCAGTCGCGGCACCAGCGACGCCAGCGGGATCTTCGTCAGATCGATGCTCTGCACGGCCCCGGTCGGCGACGTGTGGACAGCCGCGGACGGCAGGGAGAACGTCAGACCCATCAGGTTGATGCTGGTGGTCGGTCCGGCCGGGGTCGCCTTGACCGTCGCCTTGGTGGGTGACGCGGTCGGCGACGCGGGGCTGTCCGAACCGCTTCCCGGCTTGACGCCGCCTGCGGTGGGCAGGCCGGGCAGCTTGGGCAGACCCGGGAGCGACGGCAGGCTCAAGATGTTGGGCAGGCTCGGGAACCGGATGGCGGGGGCGCTCGCCGCGGTCGCGGGCGCGGGACCGGTCGCGGCAGCCGGCTGCGGTTGGCTTGTCCCGCCCGTCGTCGCGGGTGCGGTGGTGCCGGACGTCGTACCGGTTTCGGTCTGCTGAGTCGACGAGCCGGCCGACGGCTGATGTTCGCCAGCGGCCGCGTTCGACGTTCCAGAATCCTCGGGCCGCCCCGGAGAAGTGACATTATTTTGTTTGCTGGGGGCGTTGCTTTCAGACGCATTCTTGCCGGATTCACCGGTTTTGCCGGGGTCGTGAACACCAGCTTCAGAACCACTCTTGGCAACGCCGCCGGAGGCACCGCGCTTATCCTTTTTGCCCCCAGAACCGGCGCCCCCGGCCGACGGCGCCTGTGACTGGCCGTCCGTCGGCTTGGCCGGCCGCGCCGGGGCCTTGTGCCCGCCACCAGCGGACGAGCTGCCACCGGGCTTCGTGCCGCCATGAGAAGCCCCGCCACCGTGGCCACTCGAGTCACTACCGGAAGCTGCCGTATCAGCGAAGGCGTTCGCACCACCCAGGCCAGCGATCAACAGCCCAGATGCCATCAGCGCGGCAGCTGTAGCTATTCGTTGGCGTGGCGCCATCGTTCCCTCTGCTTTCATGGCATCAAAAACCCGCTCCGATGAATTCCGAATAATTGTCGCACAGCCGCCGGACTTTGTTTGCTGGATAAAGTAGCGAGAAATGTGGGAAATTCCACCCCCGAATTGCGGCGGAATTCGACCCATGGCCCGATGCCCGATTCCGGCCCACGGACGATAAGGTGACGTCACCATCGCAGCAAGATCGTGCACACGTGTCGAGACGACCGGGAGGTCAGCCGGAATGGGCCTGTTCAAGCGACGCAAGAGCCGGGCAACCCGTCGCGCCGAGGCGAAGGCGATCAAGGCGAAGGCGAAACTCGAGGCACGGCTGTCCGCCAAGAACGAGGCCCGGCGCATCAAGGCGGAAGGCCGTCGGCAAACGAAACGGGACCGGGCCGGCGTCAAAGCCCAGCGGGACAGCGACAAGATGGCACTCAAGGTTGCTGAAACGCAGCTGCAGGCGGTCCGTGAAGGCAAGCTGCTGTCGCCGACCAAGATTCGCCGGCTGCTGATGGTGTCGCGAATCCTCACCCCCGTTGTCGTGCCCGTGGCGTACCGGGCCGCGATTGCCGCGCGCGGTCTCATCGACCAGCGCCGCGCGGACCAACTGGGTGTTCCGCTGAGCCAGATCGGGCAGTTCTCCGGTGCCGGCGGCGCGCTGTCCGCCCGGATCGCCGGTGCGGAGCGCTCGCTGCGCCAGGTCGCCGAGAACAAGCCCAAGGACGCCGAGACCAAGCAGTTCGTGGCGACGCTGTCGAGCAAGCTCGCCGATCTGTCCGCCGCGGTGACGGCGGCGGAGAACATGCCGGCGCCGCAGCGGCGGACCGCGCACGCCGCCATCGAAAGCCAGCTCGACGGCATCGACGCAGACGTCCTGGCCCGCCTCGGGGTGTCCTGACCCACCCGGAGGAGCACCCGCATGGCAGACGAGCAGAAGTCCCCCGACGAGGAGTCGCAACCCGGCGTCCCCCCGAAGGAGACGCCGGCCAAGAAGACGCCCGCGAAAAAGGCGCCCGCGAAGAAGGCTCCGGCCAAGAAGACGCCCGCCAAGAAGGTGCCGGCGAAGAAGACGCCCGCCAAGAAGGCCGCAACCACCGCGCCGGCCAAGAAGGCCCCGGCGAAGAAGGCTCCACCGAAGGTCGGGCCACCCGCACCCCCGGCTTCCGAGGCGCCGGCGCCCCAGCCGCCCGCTCCCGGGGCGCCCGCGCCCGCACCGCTGCCCGTGCTCGACCTGACTCCGCCCGTGCCGCAGCGCTCGCAGGTGCCGGTCACCGCGGTGATCGTCGCGAGCGTTCTGGCCCTGCTCGTCGTGCTGCTGGCCCGACGCCGCGCCGCCGGCTGACTCCGCGCCCTGAGATAATCGGCGGGTGACCATCGAACCCCGCGCCACTGCCGACCTCGTCGACGAGATCTATCCCGATGTCCGCAGCTGCGATCTGCAGCTGCAGAACTACGGCGGTCGAACCATGTTCGCCGGCCGCATCACCACGGTGAAGTGCTTCCAGGACAACGCCCTGCTCAAGTCGATCCTGTCGACGCCGGGCGACGGCGGCGTCCTCGTGGTCGACGGCGACGGATCACTGCACACCGCCCTCGTCGGCGACATCATCGCCGGCCTCGCGCACGACAACGGCTGGTCGGGCGTCATCGTCAACGGCCCGGTGCGCGACGCGTCGACGCTGCGCACCATCGACGTCGGCATCAAGGCGCTGGGCACGAACCCCCGCAAGGGCACCAAGACCGGCGCCGGCGAGCGCGATGTCGAGGTGACCTTCGGCGGCGTCACCTTCGTCCCGGGTGACATCGCCTACTGTGACGAGGACGGCATCGTCGTCGTCACACCGTGACATCAACACGGAAAAGCCCCCACCGTGAGGTGGGGGCTTTTCTCGTCTGACGGATCAAACCGTCACTGCGGCACGGTGTTTCGTGAACTGCAGCGCCTGCTCGTCGACCTTGCCGTACCGGATGGTCCGCATGTCGAAGAAGTAGTTCTGCTTGAGCTTCCACGGCGCTTCCGAACCCGACTTGGGCAGGCTGTCCATGGCCCGCTTGAAGTAGCCGGGCGTGAAGTCCATGAACGGCAGCTCGTCGACGCTGTCGCCCGGGTGCTGCGGCTCGACGCGGTCGAATCCGTTGGCGTCCATGTAGTTCAGCACGCGGCAGATGAACTCGGACACCAGGTCGGCCTTGAGCGTCCAGGACGCGTTGGTGTAGCCGAAGGTGATCGCCATGTTCGGCACGCCCGACAGCATGAGGCCCTTGTAGGTCATGCAGGACGGCAGGTCGATCGGCTCGCCGTTGCGGTTGGCGGTCGCGCCACCGAACAGCTGCATGTTCAAACCCGTTGCGGTGACGATGATGTCGGCCTGCAGCTCCTCGCCGGAGGTCAGCTTGATGCCATTCTCGGTGAAGGTCTCGATGGTGTCGGTGACGACGCCGGCCTTGCCCGAGCGGATGGCCTTGAACAGATCGCCGTTGGGCGCCAGGCAGACTCGCTCGTCCCACGGGTTGTAGCGCGGGCTGAAGTGCTTGTCGTAGTCGAAGCCCTCCGGCAGCCGGCGCTCGGCCATCTGGCGCAGCGCCTTCTTGAACACGGCCGGGAACTTGCGGGCGAGCTGGTACTGCCCGGTGCTGTAACCGATCTGCTTCCAGCGGTTCACGAAGTGCGCCAGGTGCTTCGGCAGATATTTGTTGGCCTGCTTGGCAATCGGGTCCTCGAGTGGCAGCGCACCGATGTAGGTGGGCGAGCGCTGCAGCATGGTCACGTGCCCGGCGCCGCCGTTCACCAGTGACGGGATCAGCGTGACGGCCGTGGCGCCGGAACCGATCACGACGATGTTCTTGCCGGTGTAATCGAGGTCCTCGGGCCAGTGCTGCGGGTGCACGATCTGGCCCTTGAAGTCGGCCGCGCCGGGGAACTCGGGCGAGTAGCCCTCGTCGTAGTTGTAGTAGCCGCTGCACACCGACAGGAACGACGCGGTGACCTGCTTTTCCTCGCCGCCGGCGGTGATGTTGATGGTCCAGCGGTTCTCGGCGTCCGACCAGTCGACCGAGGTGACGTGCTGGCCGGTGCGGATGTGCTGGCGGATGCCGTTCTCGTCGGCGGCCTCGTTGATGTAGTTCCAGATCGACTGGCCGTCGGCGATCGACTTGGCCGACTCCCACGGCTTGAACCGGAAGCCGAGGGTGAACATGTCGGAGTCCGAGCGGATGCCGGGGTACTTGAACAGATCCCAGGTGCCGCCGATGTTCTCCCGACGCTCCAGGATCACGTAGCTCTTGGTGGGGCAGCGGTCCTGGAGGTGCCAGGCGGTGCTGATGCCGGAGATGCCAGCACCGACGATGACAACATCGAAGTGTTCGATCATGGTACCGACGGTATCAACATGGTGTTGAGTCGGTCAACGGTGTGTTGAAAAACTCGACAAACTGTTAGGCTCAGCTGCGTGAGTACCGCTGCGCAGACCCGGGCGCCCCGGGGCCGTCGTGCGGCACGCCCCTCGGGCGACGAGCGCGAAGCGGCCATCCTCGCCACCGCAGCCGCCCTGCTCGAGCAACGCTCGTTCTCCGAGATTTCCGTCGATGACCTGGCCAAAGGCGCCGGCATCTCCCGCCCCACGTTCTACTTCTACTTCGCGTCGAAGGAAGCCGTGCTGCTGTCGTTGCTCGATCCGCTGATCAAGCGCGCCGACACCGGCTTCGACGGCGCGCTCGAGGACATGCCGGCGGACCCGAAGAAGGCCATCCGGCACGGCATCGAGATCTTCTTCAGTTCATTCGGCTCGCACCCGGCCACCGCCCGGGCCGGCGTCGAAGCGGTCAGAACAGTTCCCGAACTCCGCGAGTTCTGGGCCGGGCTCATGCAGAAGTGGATCAACCTCACCGCCGCACTGATCGCCGCCGAACGCTCGCGCGGCGCCGCGCCGGACACCCTGCCCGCCCGGGATCTGGCCACCTCGCTGAACCTGATGAACGAGCGCATGATCATGGCCACCCTGGCCGGCGAGCCGGGCGCCGTCGCGCACGACGACGTCGTGAACACCCTCACCCACATCTGGCTGAGCAGCATCTA
Proteins encoded in this region:
- the rraA gene encoding ribonuclease E activity regulator RraA; this translates as MTIEPRATADLVDEIYPDVRSCDLQLQNYGGRTMFAGRITTVKCFQDNALLKSILSTPGDGGVLVVDGDGSLHTALVGDIIAGLAHDNGWSGVIVNGPVRDASTLRTIDVGIKALGTNPRKGTKTGAGERDVEVTFGGVTFVPGDIAYCDEDGIVVVTP
- a CDS encoding DUF6474 family protein, translated to MGLFKRRKSRATRRAEAKAIKAKAKLEARLSAKNEARRIKAEGRRQTKRDRAGVKAQRDSDKMALKVAETQLQAVREGKLLSPTKIRRLLMVSRILTPVVVPVAYRAAIAARGLIDQRRADQLGVPLSQIGQFSGAGGALSARIAGAERSLRQVAENKPKDAETKQFVATLSSKLADLSAAVTAAENMPAPQRRTAHAAIESQLDGIDADVLARLGVS
- a CDS encoding TetR/AcrR family transcriptional regulator, with the protein product MSTAAQTRAPRGRRAARPSGDEREAAILATAAALLEQRSFSEISVDDLAKGAGISRPTFYFYFASKEAVLLSLLDPLIKRADTGFDGALEDMPADPKKAIRHGIEIFFSSFGSHPATARAGVEAVRTVPELREFWAGLMQKWINLTAALIAAERSRGAAPDTLPARDLATSLNLMNERMIMATLAGEPGAVAHDDVVNTLTHIWLSSIYG
- a CDS encoding NAD(P)/FAD-dependent oxidoreductase, which gives rise to MIEHFDVVIVGAGISGISTAWHLQDRCPTKSYVILERRENIGGTWDLFKYPGIRSDSDMFTLGFRFKPWESAKSIADGQSIWNYINEAADENGIRQHIRTGQHVTSVDWSDAENRWTINITAGGEEKQVTASFLSVCSGYYNYDEGYSPEFPGAADFKGQIVHPQHWPEDLDYTGKNIVVIGSGATAVTLIPSLVNGGAGHVTMLQRSPTYIGALPLEDPIAKQANKYLPKHLAHFVNRWKQIGYSTGQYQLARKFPAVFKKALRQMAERRLPEGFDYDKHFSPRYNPWDERVCLAPNGDLFKAIRSGKAGVVTDTIETFTENGIKLTSGEELQADIIVTATGLNMQLFGGATANRNGEPIDLPSCMTYKGLMLSGVPNMAITFGYTNASWTLKADLVSEFICRVLNYMDANGFDRVEPQHPGDSVDELPFMDFTPGYFKRAMDSLPKSGSEAPWKLKQNYFFDMRTIRYGKVDEQALQFTKHRAAVTV
- a CDS encoding ImmA/IrrE family metallo-endopeptidase, with translation MPASRRVTRAVNSVLDLAPRRGEVSLARLVEAVSEDRGRPIEVTMADLPPGVCGQWRQYNDRDVFLLQKGLPAGDRTLAHELGHLVLGHEGVSVVEAARDTMELASSDLIGYMLNQRTGCMGPAGEEAEQEAEDFAALLIHRLGRLPSDRSSIVQIRLGEAFG